The Thermosynechococcus sp. genome has a segment encoding these proteins:
- a CDS encoding YciI family protein: MPWFVKIERGIVDKATFDRYVPAHRAYVRSLIAAGHQARTGYWAERGGGMLLFQADSRKTAEEIVARDPLVQHQCVHYELHEWCIVEAPD, from the coding sequence ATGCCATGGTTTGTCAAAATTGAGCGCGGCATTGTGGACAAAGCAACTTTCGATCGCTATGTTCCTGCCCATCGGGCCTATGTGCGCTCCCTCATTGCCGCCGGCCATCAAGCCCGCACGGGATACTGGGCTGAGCGAGGGGGTGGCATGCTGTTGTTTCAGGCCGATTCCCGCAAGACGGCTGAGGAAATTGTTGCCCGCGATCCCCTCGTCCAACACCAGTGCGTTCACTACGAACTCCATGAGTGGTGTATTGTCGAGGCCCCCGATTAG
- a CDS encoding DegT/DnrJ/EryC1/StrS aminotransferase family protein — MDSYVAPVMDTIPLLDLRAQYYSLQADIDRAVARVLASGQFILGPEVQAFEEEVAAYLGVRHAVAVNSGTDALVISLRSLGVGAGDEVITTPFSFFATAEAISLVGARPVFVDVELDSFNLDPSKVAAAITPRTKVILPVHLFGRPAAMGAIMELAQAHGLAILEDCAQSFGARYCPPCENCQCEAATQEALAQRFTGAIGTMGAFSFFPSKNLGAYGDGGLITTNDEDLAERSRMLRVHGSRQRYHHEMIGYNSRLDSLQAAILRVKLPHIDRWNQQRRRVAQTYNQALAGLEAVVTPAVSAGHVFHQYTLRVLNGQRDALVAYLREAGISSMIYYPIPQDHFPMYKGQSPPNPVSDRLAREVLSLPIWPELSDATIEYIAATIRQFFHQS, encoded by the coding sequence ATGGATAGCTACGTCGCCCCGGTCATGGACACCATCCCCCTTTTAGATCTGAGAGCTCAGTATTACTCCCTGCAAGCCGACATCGATCGCGCCGTTGCCCGGGTACTCGCATCAGGTCAGTTCATTCTCGGGCCAGAGGTACAGGCCTTTGAGGAAGAGGTGGCCGCCTATTTAGGGGTGCGCCATGCGGTAGCAGTTAATTCCGGTACGGATGCTCTGGTGATTTCCCTGCGCAGTTTGGGGGTGGGTGCTGGGGATGAGGTGATTACAACACCATTTTCCTTTTTTGCCACAGCAGAGGCAATTAGTTTGGTGGGTGCCCGCCCTGTGTTTGTGGATGTGGAATTGGACTCCTTTAACCTCGATCCCAGTAAAGTTGCTGCAGCGATTACCCCTCGCACCAAGGTGATTTTGCCCGTGCATTTATTTGGCCGACCGGCGGCGATGGGAGCAATTATGGAACTTGCTCAGGCTCATGGGTTAGCCATCCTTGAGGATTGTGCCCAGTCCTTTGGGGCCCGCTATTGCCCGCCCTGTGAAAATTGTCAATGTGAAGCGGCAACTCAAGAGGCCTTGGCCCAGCGGTTCACGGGCGCGATCGGTACCATGGGTGCTTTTTCTTTTTTCCCCAGCAAGAATTTGGGTGCCTATGGTGATGGCGGTCTGATTACCACCAACGATGAGGATTTAGCAGAGCGATCGCGCATGCTGCGGGTTCACGGCTCTCGTCAACGCTACCACCACGAAATGATTGGCTACAATTCCCGCTTGGATAGCCTCCAGGCAGCAATTCTACGGGTGAAGCTGCCCCATATCGATCGCTGGAATCAACAGCGACGGCGAGTTGCCCAAACCTATAACCAAGCCTTGGCCGGTCTTGAGGCAGTGGTGACCCCAGCCGTGTCTGCGGGGCATGTGTTTCATCAATATACACTTCGGGTGCTGAATGGCCAGCGGGATGCGCTTGTGGCTTACCTAAGGGAGGCTGGCATTAGTTCAATGATTTACTACCCCATTCCCCAAGATCACTTTCCGATGTACAAGGGGCAATCTCCTCCCAATCCCGTGAGCGATCGCCTTGCCAGGGAGGTTCTTAGCTTACCCATTTGGCCTGAATTAAGCGATGCCACCATTGAGTATATTGCGGCAACCATTCGTCAGTTTTTTCACCAGTCCTGA
- a CDS encoding CCA tRNA nucleotidyltransferase, giving the protein MVVVQPFDFSRWPLAVSDLPADTYLVGGAVRDALLGRTTLYPDWDFIVPRDAIALSKKLADKYKAGWVLLDRDRGIARLVFPHTTVDIAQRHGETLLADLRDRDFRINAIAYDIHHHHIVDPLGGLLDLQRRQIHYVAPENLAADPLRLLRAYRQAAQLQFTITPETRQVIQTLAPQLRRVAPERVRVELSYLLSAVEGAAQVTLAFRDGVLAVWLPAVTEERITHYHALESTLGNFPFPALWPALTKSIAATHAPGEPQRRTLAALAKLTCLVNASDRQAAEELTALTYTTDEIRIVQVLCRLLSHWLVPLQQPLNREQAFYLFRAAGSSFPAFVALALSRGIPKAHLVPLVKGWLDPRDAIAHPPQLVRGADLVEAFHVSPGPRVGELLRAVEAAQARGEVSDRPQALAYVAQLLKGATEPRPS; this is encoded by the coding sequence ATGGTCGTCGTTCAACCCTTTGATTTTAGCCGCTGGCCCCTTGCTGTCAGTGATTTACCCGCCGATACGTACCTTGTGGGGGGGGCGGTGCGGGATGCTCTCCTCGGTCGGACAACGTTGTACCCCGACTGGGATTTTATTGTGCCCAGGGATGCTATTGCCCTGAGCAAAAAACTGGCGGATAAGTACAAGGCTGGCTGGGTTCTTTTGGATCGCGATCGCGGGATTGCCCGCTTAGTCTTTCCCCATACGACGGTGGACATTGCCCAGCGGCATGGTGAGACGCTCTTAGCCGATTTGCGCGATCGCGATTTTCGGATCAATGCCATTGCCTACGACATTCACCACCACCACATTGTTGATCCCCTCGGTGGCCTCTTAGATTTGCAACGGCGCCAAATTCACTATGTGGCGCCAGAAAATCTTGCCGCTGATCCATTGCGACTCCTACGCGCCTATCGCCAAGCCGCTCAACTCCAATTTACGATTACGCCCGAAACACGGCAGGTGATCCAAACCCTTGCCCCCCAACTGCGGCGAGTGGCCCCAGAACGGGTGCGGGTAGAACTCAGTTATCTCCTGAGTGCTGTTGAGGGTGCGGCTCAAGTGACCCTTGCCTTTCGCGATGGGGTATTGGCGGTGTGGTTGCCGGCAGTAACCGAGGAGCGGATAACCCATTACCATGCCCTTGAGTCTACCCTAGGGAATTTCCCTTTCCCTGCCCTGTGGCCGGCGCTGACGAAATCCATTGCCGCAACGCATGCCCCCGGTGAACCCCAACGGCGAACCCTAGCGGCTTTGGCCAAGCTCACCTGCCTCGTGAATGCCAGCGATCGCCAGGCTGCTGAGGAATTGACTGCCCTCACCTACACCACCGATGAAATTCGCATTGTCCAAGTTCTGTGCCGCCTCCTCAGCCACTGGCTAGTCCCCCTCCAGCAGCCCCTGAACCGTGAGCAAGCCTTCTATCTATTCCGCGCCGCAGGCAGCTCTTTTCCAGCCTTTGTTGCTCTTGCCCTTAGCCGTGGCATCCCCAAAGCGCATTTGGTACCGCTGGTCAAAGGGTGGTTAGACCCTAGGGATGCCATTGCCCATCCCCCCCAGTTGGTGCGAGGTGCTGATCTGGTGGAAGCCTTTCACGTCTCGCCAGGGCCGCGGGTGGGTGAATTGTTGCGAGCGGTGGAAGCGGCCCAAGCGCGGGGAGAAGTTAGCGATCGCCCCCAAGCCCTAGCCTATGTGGCCCAACTCCTCAAGGGGGCAACTGAACCAAGGCCGAGTTAG
- a CDS encoding extracellular solute-binding protein, with product MQRRQFCQGLFALGAIALSGCQASANGGLTVHLLRKSLPLQLIQRFRQQAGVGIHLRLQETPQALAHTLAAGNLGSAVLSLGDAWLNQAMSQHQIAPLPKTRIQNRLDWAEPWQPLLQVLSEGDALWGLPYRWGATALIYRRDFFANLGWEPTDWDALWHPAVQGHYSLLNQPREVIGLTLKSLGLSYNGPPTHPELRQRLQQLRQGCRFFSSEAYLQPLMLGSTQLAVGWSTDLLPLLQQDPQTYGAVFPASGTALWVDLWVCPQEPSAAALAWLNYWWQPQVAEQLSQFSHAPSPLVRNLRETLLSRYIPFATPPAFAKSEVLLPLDGATQKAYDTLWQEIFLTSS from the coding sequence ATGCAGCGGCGGCAATTTTGTCAGGGGTTGTTTGCCCTGGGGGCGATCGCCCTCAGTGGTTGCCAAGCAAGTGCCAATGGCGGGCTAACCGTTCATCTGCTGCGCAAATCCTTACCGCTTCAACTGATTCAGCGATTTCGTCAACAGGCGGGTGTGGGTATTCATCTACGGCTTCAGGAAACCCCCCAAGCTTTAGCCCATACCCTTGCAGCAGGCAACCTAGGGTCAGCCGTTCTCAGTCTCGGGGACGCCTGGCTAAATCAGGCGATGAGCCAACACCAGATCGCCCCTCTTCCCAAAACCCGAATTCAAAACCGGCTTGACTGGGCTGAACCGTGGCAGCCACTTCTCCAAGTCCTCAGCGAAGGGGATGCTTTATGGGGGCTCCCCTATCGCTGGGGGGCAACCGCCCTCATTTATCGCCGCGATTTCTTTGCCAATTTGGGCTGGGAACCGACCGATTGGGATGCCCTATGGCATCCAGCGGTTCAAGGTCACTACAGTCTGTTGAATCAGCCGCGGGAAGTGATTGGCCTAACCCTGAAATCCCTGGGGCTATCCTACAACGGCCCCCCCACCCACCCGGAATTGCGGCAACGCTTGCAGCAACTGCGCCAAGGCTGTCGTTTCTTTAGTTCTGAGGCCTACTTGCAGCCGCTGATGCTCGGCAGCACGCAATTGGCAGTGGGTTGGTCAACGGATCTACTGCCGCTCCTGCAGCAAGATCCCCAGACCTACGGGGCAGTGTTTCCAGCCAGTGGCACAGCCCTTTGGGTGGATCTGTGGGTCTGTCCTCAGGAGCCCAGTGCCGCAGCACTGGCCTGGTTGAACTACTGGTGGCAACCCCAGGTTGCTGAACAACTGAGTCAGTTTAGCCATGCTCCTTCACCCCTTGTTAGGAATCTTAGGGAAACCCTGTTAAGCCGGTATATTCCCTTTGCAACGCCGCCGGCCTTTGCCAAGAGTGAAGTCCTGCTTCCCCTCGATGGGGCGACCCAAAAGGCCTATGACACCCTTTGGCAAGAGATTTTTCTAACGAGTTCCTAA
- a CDS encoding pentapeptide repeat-containing protein: MTLETLLSEFARGVRNFRGVDLAGSVFPLVQLSHIDLAGANLQGINWSGADLIKANLANANLRGANLIGADLSGANLTDANLQDAILSGAVLVGAYLSRANLQRAVLSGAILKGAVLHDSNLKDTNVVGADLSEADLTGAIARRRDLEEAKLSGTILPNGEVVFDQGEVEEVPLPPPTATPQPMAVANETTLIEWTNEQVIQMLILQQHPLPSTYQSADLKVVDLGNHCYQLRTVTDTVVAVVEGASLADEKITLFTEAPFADLVASVLQAHSFLPTQYVSEPLPAWQYEQVPIPQEGEVRLGTARQLWKTWWLLLKSAAAEEQQSQLQLLVGKEWQPIQEIAFSPAAAGGLIIKTPGGDRHYAGDASLIWLEKMSPASLATSTSAPTLTVPPWRGLLKFANNRLTIQTAAGPVCVEGENLRVIIGGQAIDLN; this comes from the coding sequence ATGACCCTTGAAACCTTGTTAAGTGAATTTGCCCGTGGCGTGCGGAATTTCCGTGGTGTTGATTTGGCAGGCAGTGTGTTTCCTTTAGTACAACTCAGCCATATTGATCTGGCGGGAGCCAATCTGCAGGGCATTAATTGGAGTGGGGCGGATTTGATCAAGGCTAACCTTGCCAATGCCAATCTGCGGGGAGCTAACCTGATTGGTGCAGATCTGAGTGGGGCTAACCTCACCGATGCTAACTTGCAGGATGCCATTCTAAGTGGGGCTGTTTTGGTGGGAGCCTACCTCTCCCGAGCCAATTTGCAGCGAGCAGTCCTCAGCGGTGCCATCCTCAAGGGGGCAGTTCTCCACGACAGTAACCTCAAGGATACGAATGTGGTGGGCGCGGATTTGTCGGAGGCGGATTTGACTGGGGCGATCGCCCGCCGGCGGGACCTAGAGGAGGCCAAGCTCTCAGGCACCATCCTACCCAACGGTGAAGTGGTTTTTGATCAAGGGGAAGTTGAGGAGGTACCATTGCCACCCCCTACCGCAACTCCCCAGCCAATGGCGGTTGCTAACGAAACCACTCTCATTGAGTGGACAAATGAGCAGGTGATTCAAATGCTGATCCTGCAACAGCACCCCTTGCCCAGTACCTATCAAAGTGCCGATTTGAAGGTGGTGGATTTGGGCAATCACTGTTATCAACTGCGCACTGTCACTGACACGGTCGTTGCGGTGGTGGAGGGAGCCAGTCTGGCCGATGAAAAAATAACCCTTTTTACCGAGGCACCCTTTGCAGATTTAGTGGCCAGCGTACTCCAAGCCCATTCATTTTTGCCCACCCAATACGTCAGTGAACCGCTGCCGGCATGGCAGTACGAGCAGGTGCCGATTCCCCAGGAGGGTGAGGTGCGTTTAGGAACGGCGCGGCAACTCTGGAAGACCTGGTGGCTGCTGCTAAAGTCGGCTGCTGCCGAGGAACAGCAGTCGCAATTGCAACTTTTGGTGGGTAAGGAGTGGCAGCCCATTCAGGAGATTGCTTTTTCACCCGCGGCGGCGGGGGGGCTGATCATTAAGACACCTGGGGGCGATCGCCACTATGCGGGGGATGCCTCACTGATTTGGCTAGAAAAGATGTCCCCGGCATCCCTAGCAACGAGTACCTCAGCACCAACTCTGACTGTTCCTCCCTGGAGGGGGCTACTGAAATTTGCCAATAACCGTTTGACGATTCAAACCGCAGCTGGACCAGTCTGTGTTGAGGGGGAAAATCTGAGGGTTATCATTGGTGGGCAAGCGATCGATCTCAACTAG
- a CDS encoding glucose-6-phosphate isomerase, producing the protein MDTLALWQHYQEWLYYHPELEFYVDVSRMGLTPEGVRRLEPAFERAFQQMKELEAGAIANPDEGRMVGHYWLRDPDLAPSPDLRLQIRDAIAQVKQFSQQVHSGAIAPPQGGRFTDILSIGIGGSALGPQFVASALAPVNPPLNIHFLDNTDPAGFERVFAQLGDRLRTTLVLVISKSGGTPETRNGMLEAQARFQRAGLAFADHAVAITLPGSGLAQVAESNGWLAIFPMFDWVGGRTSELSTVGLLPAALQGIDIDDLLMGAKLMDQATRVPHIRQNPAALLALAWHHAGKGRGEKDMVVLPYKDSLLLFSRYLQQLVMESLGKEKDLDGNIVHQGIAVYGNKGTTDQHAYVQQLRDGLPNFFVTFIEVLRDGQEPSIDVEPGITAGDYLSGLLLGTRQALYEKNRPSLTVTIPEVTPKTVGALIALYERAVGLYGFLVNINAYHQPGVEAGKKAAAANLALQRQIVKVLEQSDEPLDLGAIARAVNAPDQLERIYLILRHLVANDRGIEQLGDPAQLSELQFRWRR; encoded by the coding sequence ATGGATACGTTGGCTCTGTGGCAGCATTACCAAGAGTGGTTGTACTATCACCCCGAACTGGAATTTTATGTGGATGTCAGTCGCATGGGGCTGACTCCGGAAGGGGTCCGTCGCCTAGAGCCAGCCTTTGAGCGCGCCTTTCAGCAAATGAAGGAATTGGAGGCGGGGGCGATCGCCAACCCCGATGAAGGCCGCATGGTGGGTCACTACTGGCTGCGGGATCCAGACTTAGCCCCCAGTCCGGACTTGCGCTTGCAAATCCGCGATGCGATCGCCCAAGTCAAGCAGTTTAGCCAGCAAGTCCACAGTGGCGCCATTGCCCCACCTCAAGGGGGTCGCTTTACGGATATTCTCTCAATTGGCATTGGGGGGTCTGCCCTGGGTCCGCAGTTTGTGGCCTCGGCCCTCGCGCCCGTGAATCCCCCCTTGAACATTCATTTTTTGGACAACACCGATCCAGCAGGCTTTGAGCGGGTCTTTGCGCAGTTGGGCGATCGCCTGCGCACCACACTCGTGCTGGTCATTTCCAAATCGGGGGGGACACCGGAAACCCGCAACGGCATGCTAGAAGCCCAAGCCCGCTTCCAACGCGCCGGTCTGGCCTTTGCCGATCACGCCGTGGCCATCACCCTGCCCGGCAGTGGCCTTGCCCAAGTAGCGGAGTCCAACGGTTGGCTCGCCATTTTCCCAATGTTTGACTGGGTGGGGGGACGCACCTCCGAACTCTCAACGGTGGGCCTATTGCCCGCTGCCCTGCAAGGGATTGACATTGATGACCTCCTCATGGGAGCGAAATTGATGGATCAGGCAACTCGTGTGCCGCATATCCGCCAAAATCCCGCCGCCCTCCTCGCCTTAGCGTGGCACCATGCCGGCAAGGGTCGGGGGGAAAAAGATATGGTTGTCCTGCCTTACAAAGACAGTCTGCTGCTGTTTAGCCGCTACTTGCAGCAGTTGGTCATGGAGTCCCTCGGCAAGGAAAAAGATCTCGACGGCAACATTGTCCACCAAGGGATTGCCGTCTATGGCAACAAGGGAACCACCGATCAACACGCCTATGTGCAGCAGTTGCGGGATGGCCTACCTAACTTTTTTGTTACCTTTATTGAAGTGTTGCGGGATGGTCAAGAGCCCAGCATTGACGTGGAGCCCGGGATTACCGCGGGGGATTACCTCAGTGGCCTGCTCCTGGGCACGCGCCAAGCCCTCTATGAAAAAAATCGCCCCTCACTGACGGTGACCATTCCGGAGGTGACGCCAAAAACCGTGGGGGCCTTGATTGCCCTCTACGAGCGAGCGGTGGGTCTCTATGGCTTCTTGGTGAATATCAATGCCTACCATCAGCCGGGGGTAGAAGCAGGCAAAAAAGCAGCGGCAGCCAACTTGGCGCTGCAACGGCAGATTGTCAAAGTGTTAGAACAAAGTGACGAGCCCCTCGACTTGGGGGCGATCGCCCGCGCTGTCAATGCGCCCGATCAACTGGAGCGGATTTACCTGATTCTGCGGCACCTGGTGGCCAACGATCGCGGCATCGAGCAGCTGGGGGATCCCGCTCAGCTGAGTGAATTACAGTTTCGGTGGCGACGCTAA
- a CDS encoding argininosuccinate synthase gives MGRAEKVILAYSGGVDTSVCIPYLKHEWGVKEVITLAVDLGQGDELEPIRQKALDAGASASLVADAKAEFIRNYAFPAIQANALYENRYPLSTALARPLIAKLLVEAATQYGADAVAHGCTGKGNDQVRFDVAIAALNPHLKVLAPAREWGMSREETIAYGERFGIPAPVKKSSPYSIDRNLLGRSIEAGPLEDPWIEPLEEVYLMTQAIEHTPNSPEYVDIGFEAGVPASLDGRPLDPVTLVSELNERVGRHGFGRIDMIENRLVGIKSREIYEAPGLLVLIDAHRDLESLTLTADVTQYKRGIEETYSRLVYNGLWYSPLKEALDAFIQQTQQRVTGTVRVKLFKGTARVVGRQSPYSLYTPDLATYGAEDQFDHRAAEGFIYVWGLPTRVWAEKLRQG, from the coding sequence ATGGGGCGTGCAGAAAAAGTCATTTTGGCCTATTCGGGGGGGGTGGATACCTCCGTATGTATTCCCTATCTCAAGCACGAGTGGGGAGTGAAGGAAGTTATTACCCTCGCAGTGGATTTAGGACAGGGGGATGAACTGGAGCCCATTCGCCAAAAGGCCCTTGATGCAGGTGCCAGCGCCTCGTTAGTGGCTGATGCCAAAGCTGAGTTCATCCGCAACTATGCTTTTCCAGCCATTCAAGCCAACGCCCTCTACGAAAATCGCTATCCCCTCTCGACGGCCCTTGCTCGCCCCTTGATTGCCAAGCTCTTGGTGGAGGCGGCTACCCAATACGGTGCTGACGCTGTTGCCCACGGCTGTACTGGGAAAGGGAATGATCAAGTCCGCTTTGATGTGGCGATCGCTGCCCTCAATCCCCATCTCAAGGTCTTAGCACCCGCCCGTGAATGGGGCATGAGCCGTGAAGAAACCATTGCCTATGGCGAACGCTTTGGCATTCCTGCTCCTGTAAAGAAATCTTCCCCCTACAGCATTGACCGCAATCTTTTGGGACGCAGTATTGAAGCTGGCCCCCTTGAGGATCCGTGGATTGAACCCCTTGAGGAGGTCTATTTGATGACCCAAGCCATTGAACACACCCCCAACTCCCCGGAGTATGTGGATATTGGCTTTGAAGCAGGGGTTCCTGCCAGCCTCGATGGTCGCCCCCTTGATCCGGTGACATTGGTCAGTGAACTCAATGAGCGAGTGGGTCGCCATGGCTTTGGCCGCATTGACATGATTGAAAATCGCCTGGTCGGCATTAAATCCCGTGAAATTTACGAAGCCCCTGGTCTACTGGTCCTCATTGACGCTCACCGCGATTTGGAAAGTTTGACTCTGACTGCTGATGTGACGCAGTATAAGCGGGGCATTGAGGAAACCTACAGCCGCTTGGTCTATAACGGTCTCTGGTATAGCCCCCTCAAGGAAGCCCTTGATGCCTTTATTCAACAGACTCAGCAGCGGGTTACAGGTACCGTGCGCGTCAAGCTCTTTAAGGGAACTGCACGGGTGGTGGGACGGCAGTCTCCCTACTCCCTTTATACGCCTGATTTGGCCACCTATGGCGCCGAGGATCAATTCGATCACCGGGCAGCCGAGGGCTTTATCTATGTGTGGGGGCTCCCCACCCGTGTCTGGGCAGAAAAACTGCGCCAAGGCTAA
- a CDS encoding 2-hydroxyacid dehydrogenase, whose product MKVAVFSAKSYDRQFLDAANAAQGHPHRLTYYDVLLAPKTAALVEGHSAICAFVNDDLGAQTLERLAELGVRLVTLRCTGFNNVDLATAARLGITVTRVSVYSPYSVAEHTVGLMLMLNRKLHRAYNRVRDDNFSLEGLMGFDLHGCTVGIIGTGKIGRVVAQILHGFGCDLYGYDPYPSEAFREIGTYTTLETLLAASDIITLHCPLLPENEHLINATTIAQMKRGVMLINTSRGKLVDTKAVIEGIKSGQIGYLGIDVYEEEDSLFFQDLSDTIIQDDTFQLLQSFPNVVITAHQAFFTRNALTDIARTTIENLTCFEQGLPLANEVKQPSP is encoded by the coding sequence ATGAAGGTTGCGGTTTTTAGTGCGAAATCCTACGATCGCCAGTTTTTGGATGCTGCCAATGCGGCTCAAGGGCATCCCCATCGCCTGACCTATTACGATGTGCTGTTGGCGCCTAAAACAGCTGCCCTAGTCGAGGGGCACAGTGCAATCTGTGCCTTTGTCAATGACGATCTTGGGGCCCAGACCCTAGAACGACTAGCAGAGTTGGGGGTGCGTCTGGTCACCCTGCGCTGTACGGGCTTTAACAATGTGGATTTAGCCACGGCTGCCCGCTTGGGCATAACGGTCACCCGCGTCAGTGTCTATTCCCCCTATTCCGTGGCTGAACATACGGTGGGACTGATGCTGATGCTCAACCGCAAACTCCACCGTGCCTACAACCGGGTGCGCGATGATAACTTTTCCCTAGAGGGACTGATGGGCTTTGACCTCCATGGTTGTACCGTTGGCATCATTGGCACGGGTAAAATTGGCCGAGTTGTTGCGCAGATTCTGCACGGCTTTGGCTGCGACCTCTACGGCTATGACCCCTACCCTAGTGAAGCTTTTAGGGAGATTGGTACCTACACAACCTTAGAAACATTGCTGGCGGCATCCGACATTATTACCCTCCATTGCCCCCTGCTTCCCGAAAATGAACACCTGATCAACGCCACCACGATCGCCCAAATGAAGCGGGGCGTCATGTTAATCAATACCAGTCGCGGCAAACTGGTGGACACCAAAGCCGTCATTGAGGGCATTAAAAGCGGCCAAATTGGTTATCTGGGCATTGATGTCTATGAAGAGGAAGACTCCCTCTTTTTCCAAGACCTCTCGGACACCATCATCCAGGACGACACCTTCCAACTCCTGCAATCCTTCCCCAATGTGGTGATTACTGCCCACCAGGCCTTCTTTACCCGCAATGCTCTCACGGATATTGCCCGTACCACGATTGAAAATTTGACCTGTTTTGAGCAAGGCCTGCCCCTAGCAAACGAAGTGAAACAGCCTTCACCCTGA